Proteins found in one Triticum urartu cultivar G1812 chromosome 4, Tu2.1, whole genome shotgun sequence genomic segment:
- the LOC125550589 gene encoding dormancy-associated protein 1-like → MLDKLWDDVVAGPRPETGLDKLRRAAATQPLAINTAAGEAIKQSPSMPTTPTTPVTPSSSTPPRGGSVWRSVFHPGSNLATKSLGANLFDRPQPNSPTVYDWLYSDETRTRSNHR, encoded by the exons ATGCTGGACAAGCTGTGGGACGACGTGGTGGCCGGGCCTCGCCCGGAGACGGGCCTCGACAAGCTCCGCCGGGCCGCCGCCACCCAACCCCTCGCCATCAACACAG CTGCAGGGGAGGCGATTAAGCAGTCGCCGTCGATGCCGACGACCCCGACCACGCCGGTGACGCCGTCGTCGTCCACGCCGCCGCGCGGCGGCAGCGTGTGGCGGAGCGTTTTCCACCCCGGGAGCAACCTGGCCACCAAGAGCCTCGGCGCCAACCTCTTCGACCGCCCGCAGCCCAACTCCCCCACCGTCTACGACTG GCTTTACAGCGACGAGACGAGGACAAGGAGCAACCACCGCTAA